GTGGCCGAGGCGGGCGCGCATCCCCGACTCCTCGACGGCGGCGGCGACTTCGGGCACCTCGAAGTACATGTCCGCGAAGGCCGTCGTCCCCGAGCGAATCATCTCCACGATGCCGAGTTCGGTGCCGGCGCGCACGTCCTCGGGTTCGAGGGCGGCCTCCGCGGGCCAGATGTCCTCGCGGAGCCACGACCCGAGCGGTTTGTCGTCGGCGTACCCCCGCAGCAGGGTCATCGCCGCGTGCGTGTGGGCGTTGACGAGTCCCGGCATCACCACGCCGCCCGCGGCGTCCAGCGTCTCGCCGTCGTACTCGGCCGCGATTTCCTCGCCCACGTCGTGGACGTTGCCGGTGTCCCGGTCGACGACCACGTCGGCCGCCTCGACGGAGCAGTCGGGCCGGAGCACCCGGCCGCCCGCGATGCAGAGCGCGTTCATGGACGGGCGTACCGACGGCGGGCGTATCACTCCATCGGGTTCCGCCGCGCCGACGTGTTCGCCGGCCGACTCGTGCGCCGAATCGCGCGACCCTATTTCGGCGCGTGGGAGGCCGTAGAGCGCCGAGAGAGCCGATTCCCGAACTCCGAGAATCGTGAACCCATCTTACCGTCGGAGCGGACCGAGTGTAGGACTAACACGTCGGCGCGTCCCCCGGCGCGCCGGTGGAGCGACAGATGACCGAAACACGAACTCAGATCCGCACGTACGTCGACTCGCACCCGGGCGTCCACTTCAACGGCCTCGTCCGTTCGCTGGACCTCGCACCCGGCCAGGTCCAACACCACGTCCGCCGCTTGGTCGAGGCGGAGGCGGTCGTCCGCGAGGAGTTCTACGGCCGGACGCACTACTACTCGCCCGGCCTCACCGAGTGGGAGCGCGCGACCGTCGCGCTCTACCACCGCGGGACCGCCCGCGAGGTGCTCGAAACCCTCCTCGAAGACGAGGAGGCGCGCCCGGCGGCCCTCGCGGAGAGACTCGGCGTCGCCCGGAGCACCTTAGAGTGGCACGTCGGCCACCTCGAAGCCGAGGGCGTCGTCGAGAAGGAGCGCGACATCAGAAACCGCGTGACGCTGGTGCTCGACCGGCCGGCCGCGACGGCGGCGCTGCTCTCCCGCCTCGACGCCGACGCGGT
This is a stretch of genomic DNA from Halogeometricum sp. S3BR5-2. It encodes these proteins:
- a CDS encoding winged helix-turn-helix transcriptional regulator, translated to MTETRTQIRTYVDSHPGVHFNGLVRSLDLAPGQVQHHVRRLVEAEAVVREEFYGRTHYYSPGLTEWERATVALYHRGTAREVLETLLEDEEARPAALAERLGVARSTLEWHVGHLEAEGVVEKERDIRNRVTLVLDRPAATAALLSRLDADAVAATERNADVAGPGETPVDAD